The Deinococcus malanensis DNA window ACCAGTCTGACGCGGGTCTTTTGCGAACATCAACGACCGCTGCGCCTGTCACCATAGAGGCCTATGACTCTGTCTGAACTGTTTACCACCCTGCTGACTGAAATCGGCTGGAACCTGGCCGTCTGGCTCCCCACCGTAGTGGTCAGCCTGCTGTTCATCCGGGCCGTGCTGGGCGTGCGGATGCGCGAGCTGACCCAGGAAATCGAGGAGCACCAGACCGCCGCCATCGGCGCGGTGTTCTTCTGGGTGTCCCTGGGCTTCAGCCTGCTGCTGAGCCGCACCATCGCCGACCCTTCCCCAGCCGGCAGCGGCTCGTGGGCCGATGCCTTTTCCTGGCTGGCCGTGGCCGTGCTGGTCACGCTGCTGCTGTTCGGCCTGGGCGTCTTCGTGGTGTTCGGAACCCTGGCCCGGCGCCGCAGGGAGTCCCTGCTGGTCTACATCCGCCGCGAAATGCGCCACGAGCACAACCTCGCCCTGTCGTTCATCATGGGCGCGCTGTTCCTGGTCCCGGTCGTGGTGACCTATCACCTCACCCTGTCCTGATCACCGGTGCCGTTCAGGTCCAGCCAAGGGCGTCGAACAGCAGCGGCCTGGCATAGAGGGTTCAGGTCGTGAATTTCTCCTGCATCGCAGGAGACCGTCGCCAGGAACCCTTCGACCACCGCCGGGCAAAACTGATTCCCGGCTTCGCGCGTGATCTCCGCGACGCACCGAGCATCTACCCCTTAACCTGAACAGCATGCCTCCACTGGCCAAAGCGAAGAAGGGCAGTTGGATCCCGTACGCCGTTCTGATCGTGCTTGCATTCGGCCTCGGGACATTCCTGCGCACCATGCCAGACCGGGCGGAACTCACCTCTCCACCTGTGGCCGACAAACCGTCGAGAGTGATTACCGTCGATGAGACAGGCTGGACGGCGTGCCCCACCCGCCTGGGCTTCGAAACAGTCGCCCAGGCGGCATCCTCAGAGGACAACGGTGCCTCAGCGCGTGCTTACGAAGCGTTCGGGTGTACCAAAATCCCGAGAGGCCAGCCGGTGTACCGGGAAGAGGGCAGCGCCTTCGGGACGGTCGTCGGAATTCGTTATGTGGGCGAGACGGAGCTGCGCTGGACCAGCGCCGAGGCCATCCGCTGAGACCACGCCGCTGCCATACCAGTCGCGCACCATATCTTTCCAGAGTTAAGGTGCTCCAGCACGCCCGTCAGCGAGGGGTTGAGGCACCGACCCGCCCCCCGGGGCAGTCAGGATAATGCGGAGATCCAGAACTGATGTCAGGCTGCATCCAGAAAGTGTAATGGCCACATTACCTGTTGTTGCTGTGGAAGTACCGCATCTATCCGCTGGCACGACCTAAGTTGTGTACATGATTCAGGGTCTGGACCATGTGCAAGTGAACGCTCCCCGCGGTCATGAGGCGGAAGCCCGCACTTTCTTTGGCGCCTTTCTCAGGCTGCCAGAACTGACCAAGCCGGAAATTTTGCAGGCAAACGGTGGAGTCTGGTTCGCACTGCCCGACGGCCGCCAGATTCATACCGGTGTGGCAGATGCATTCGTACCCAGCACGAAAGGGCACATCTGTCTGTTCTGCGACGACCTGGACACCGTTCTTGCGCGCGCTGAGCAGTTTGGTGTGGTGTGCAGCCTGGACACTCGCGTCCACCTGCGCCGCCTTTACCTCTCGGACCCGTGGGGAAACCGCATGGAAATTGTCGAAGGGCGTCACGACAGCAGCCCATCCTGGAACACTGCGGGGGACTGACGGTACTTCGGAAGGCCTGTGACACCTCATGGATGCACCCTGACGCCGTGACCAAAAGAATCGTTGTCTGAATGCGGCCGACGAGAGGACGGGCAGCTGACCAAGACCACTTCCGCCGGACCCTACCCGTGACTGAAGGGTCAGGAGTTCCGGCGGGGAGCCAGCTGCGCAATCGCCAGGAATGCCAGTCCGGCTGCTGAAACAACTGCGCCTCGTACCGCGACACTCCAGCCGTCCATGTCCACGACAATGGCTTTGGCGACGCCCAGCGCAAACAAAGCCATCGCCACGTTCCAGGTTCTGACCCGGCCCGCCGCGTGCGCGTGCCGCAGTGTCACCACTCCGAGCAGCACCAGCAGCGTACTCAGGCTCAGCCCGAAGAATTCCCCGGCCGGCTGACCACGCAACAGGTCCAGGCCAAGCTGCACGGCAGCGTCGCTTGCCGGCAACAGCAGCGCCAGACGCAGAGTGTCCCGCGCGTCCAGCACATCAGGATTCCCCTCAGCTTCCACAGGCAGGTCTTTTGCGGATGCCAGCAGTCCGCGGAGGGTTCGCCCACCTGCCCGGGTCCAGACCAGAGCACCCATCAGCGCCGCGGCTATCCCGGCACCCAGCATCCCGGCGCCTTCGGCCGGTATACGGTGCACCATCCGTTCGCCGCCCGCCAGTTCAGCCAGCACAACCAGCAGCGCGACATGCGCCAGCGTGGCTCCCGTCCGTGCCCCCTGCAGCTTCAGTTCGCCCTGCAGCGCGGACGTGCGCCAGAGCAGCAGTGCCGCGACTGCTGCAGTCAGCAGCCCCAGGGCCGGCGCGGCCGCCATGTGCGGGGTAAGCAGCGCGAAGACAGCCAGCCCGGGGCCGGCAGCAGTGAGGAGGCCCGCACTCAGCTGCACCGCAGTCTCCCAGGTCAAGCGTGCTGGTGTCTCCTCGTCTGACCCCGGCGCGGTGTGAGGCAGGTAACGCTCAGGGGCGCGGGTCAGCAGCCACGTGGCGGCCACGGCGGTCATCAGCGCCAGTGACGCGGCCTGGAAAGTGGCGGCGGCCCACCAGAAACTCGTGACGGTCCAGCCGGCCAGCAGCGCCAGCAGGCCGGTCACGGGCCCCTGAGGCGCGGTGCGTGCACGGGTCCACCAGGCCAGGGTGGCCGCCGAGGCGCTGACCAGTCCCAGCGCGGCGGGCACCGGCAGGCCGTGACGGGTCGTGAATGCCCCAAGTGCGGCTGTGGTGATGCCGGCCGCCGCGCCGGTCAGCCGCGCCACGCCCGGCAGACTCAGGCCGCGGCTGAGCATCAGGATGCCCGCGACGCTCAGCAGTCCCGCGAGCAGCTCCGGCAGGGTGGTCTGCAGCGGCGCCCCCGGCGCGCTGCGCTGCAGTCCGGTTACGGTGCTCACTAGTCCGTACAGCAGTGCTGCCGCGCTGGCTAACGCGGCGCCCCACGCCAGCATGTCCGGCGGCACCGGCGGTACACTCGCATGTGTACCCTGACCTTCGCGGGTGGCCGTACGGTCGGCATGCAGGGCGACCAGGGTCAGCAGCGCCGCGATCACGAACGGCGAGGGTGACGCTCCACCGCCCAGCAGTCCGAACGTCACGCCGCCCAGCAGCGCGGCGCTCCCGACACTCAGGCCGTCGAGGCTGGCCTGGCGGTCCGGCGGGTGTGGGGACCCGCGGGATGTCAGGAGTGCCCAGGCGCCCAGGACCACTACACCCAGCGCCGGCAGCAGCGGCGTCACCTGCCCGGACGCTTCCCACACCGCGAGTGCTGCCCCCAGAGGCAACGCCGCCTGCAGGGCGAGAAGGTCGCCGGAGGTACAGGAGCCCCGTTGACCCGTGCCCTGGCGGGCGCGCCACCACACCGCGGCGCCGACCGGCAGCAGCGCGACGGACCAGGCCACGGGAGACAGGCTCAGTGCACGTTCGTGCGCGGCCGCGACCACATGGTGTCCGGCAAGCAGTGCCGGAATCACCAGCAGCAGGGTGGCGCTGCCTGACAGAGGTCCTGAAGCCAGCCAGGCAGCCGCGGCTGCAATCGCGACCACCGCGCCGCCCAGCAGCAGGTCTCCGCCACCGCGTGCGACATCGTCGGCCATCAGCCAGCTGGACAGGGCCGCTCCGGACAGGGCACTGGCCAAGGTGATCAGTGTCATTGCCGGCGCGCGGCCCTGCTGCGACAGTCCGTGCCATGCGGTCAGGGCGCTGAGCAGCAGCACCAGCAGCAACACACCTGCCGCCGGCATCACACCTGCCATGTGCAGCGCGCCGGTGCACAATGCCAGAATCCCGTATCCCAGGCCCCGTAACGCTCCGGCGACCACCGCCGAAGGGGCCGGCAGGCCCAGCCGGCTGGGCAGCCAGCCGGACAACGCGTACAGTCCTGTGCCCAGGAGGGACGCGAGCAACAACTGCAGGACCTGACCGGTGCGGCCCTGGGTGCCCAGCTGTCCCAGCACGGCCGCCAGGCCCAGCAGCGTCAGCGCCGCGCCGCCCCAGGCCATGGCCGTGCGGCTGTCCCGCGGCGCGCGTGGCGGCGCAGGTGAGGGCTGATCTTCTGGCCAGATTACGCCGACCGGGGCAGGTCCGCGTGCGGACGCGGCGGTGTCGGGTGCCTGAGCGTCTCCACTGTTCGGAACGGTGGCCGGACGATCAGCTCGCTGGGTTTCCAGGGTCGCACGCAGGATCTCAATGCGGCGTTCCGCGGTGTCGAGCCTTCTGCGGACCGCCGCAAGCTGGACCCACAATGCCAGCGCCAACGCCAGCATGAACAGCACGACAATGGTCATGCGGTTATGGTACGGGCCGGGTGCGTGCCCCGGAGCGGCACATGCCTGGCGTGCGTTCCAGGCGGTGTGCAGGCCACCGCCTGGCGCTAATGGAAATGGAAGAGGACCGATTCCCCCCTGGGACCCTCAGGTCTACTCGAAGAACTTGAGGCTGTAGCCGGTGTTCGTCGTGGCGCCCGGCACGTTGCTGCGGGAATAGGTGGTGTTGCCCCACCACATGAACGAGCCGCTGTACCAGGAGCGGTTGCTCCACGAATAGGTTGTTCCTTTCGGCACCGCGTGAAACGCCAGGGGAAACGACGAGCCCGCTGGCGGGCTGGTGCTGATGTCGCCATTGAGCAGCACGAAGCTATGGTGCCCGGGGCCGTTGACGTACAGCGTCGGGTCCCAGCCGGTCATCAGGGTGGAGCGGTTCGACCCGAACAGGCAGCCGTTGGACTTGTACCAGTCCCACACGTACGTCGGGTCGCCGCCGGCACGCAGGCGCAGATCGGCCAGGCAGTACTGCTCGCTCCAGCTGCCGTTCGCCGAATACACCAAGTGCAGCTGCCCGTTCGGGTCCCGGATGGGCTGCGGCGCCTCGTTGATATACGGATTGCCGACCACACGCTCCCAGGATTCGCGCGGCTGGGAAATCACGTAGCGCGCCCCAGTCGTCGCGGTTGGACTCGACATCCGGGCAATGTAAAGGTTCTGCTCGACATTCGTGTCACCCGCCCAGCCGGACCATACGAAATAGCGCTGGTTACTGAAGAAGAACGAGACGCCGTCGATGGCCCACTTGCCATCGGGAAGGTTCATCATCTTCGGGTCGCTGTACGCGCTGCCCGGGTGGGCAGACTCCGAGACATAGGTGCGCTGCCCGCTTCCACCGTCGCCCGAAGCGAAATACACATAATAGCGGCTCGTCCCGGGATCGCGCACCAGTTCGGGGGCCCAGACGTTGGGCATGTTTTTGGGCGCCGACCAGATCAGGGTCCGGGTGGCGTTCGCCAGGCCATTCACGCTGGTGGCCGCGCGCGAATAGATGTTGTTGCCGTCGGACTCCACCGAGTAGTACGTACTGCCCACCCGGATGACGCTGGGATCGGCGTTGCGGATGCTGAGCTGGCCCTGCGCGCTGAGGGCCGGGCCTGAGGGCGGCGGTTCGAGCGCCGTCATGCTGCACGCGCTGAGGGTCAGCGACATGGCCCCCAGCAGACTGAATGCAACTGGCCGAGGTGTCCTGCGGGAAACGTCTTCCATCGGGTGCTCCTTTCACCCGTCCGGGTGATGTCAGGCGGCGAAATACGGCAGGCAGGACTGGACCATCGCGCGTCAGTCCTGGGGTGATGCCAGGAAGGACAGGGACTGAATGTGCAGGTTGGTTCTTTACCTTACATTTCGCCCGGTCCGGGTGAAAGTGCCTGGGCTTGAGGCGCTGTTCATTTGGATAAGCGACGTGAGCGAGCCCTCAGTGGCAGCTGAACCCATATCTCCAGAAAACTGGCACGACATGCCATTGCTCTGTGGAAGGCCGCGTGTTACGGTCCGCACCATGGATTACGTACGGTTGGGCCAGAGCGGACTGAAGGTCTCGCGAATCTCACTCGGTACCATGACCTACGGGGACCCGGGCTGGAGAGACTGGGTGCTCGACGAGGACGCCAGCCGGCCGTTTATCGCACGCGCCGTGGACCTCGGCATCAACTTCTTCGATACAGCGGATATGTACAGCCTGGGCCGCAGCGAGGAGGTGCTTGGCCGGGCGCTCAGGGAATTCACGTCACGTGACCAGGCCATCATCGCGACCAAGGTCTACAACCCGATGGGCGCCGGACCCAACGACCGTGGACTGTCGCGTAAGCACATCATGGACGCTGTCCAGGCCAGCCTGAAGCGCCTGGGGACCGATTACATCGACCTGTATCAGATTCACCGCTTCGACCCGGAAACCCCCATCCTGGAAACCATGACCGCGCTGCACGACCTGGTGCGGATGGGCGCGGTGCGGTATATCGGCGCGAGCAGCATGCTCGCCTACCAGTTCGCAAAGATGCAGCATGCGGCGGACCTGCACGGCCTGACCCGCTTCGTGAGCATGCAGAACCATTACAACCTGGTCTACCGCGAGGAGGAGCGAGAGATGATGCCGCTGTGCCGCGAGGACGGCGTGGGCGTCATTCCGTGGAGTCCGCTGGCGCGCGGCTTCCTGGCCGGGAACCGCACTGCCGACGAGCCGAAAACCACCCGGGCGCGCAGCGACACCTTCGGCCAGCGCCTGTACCGTACCGAGGGGGATTACGCAGTGCAGGCGCGAGTTGCCGAAGTCGCGGGTCGGCTGGGCGTGTCCCCTGCGCAGGTGGCCACGGCCTGGCTGCTCACCCAGCCGGGTGTCACTGCGCCGATCATCGGAGCGAGCAAAATGCCGCACCTGGAGGATGCCGTGGCTGCCCTGAACGTGCGCCTGAGTGCGGAGGACTGTGCGGCGCTCGAGGCGCCCTACGAACCGCATCCGGTGCTGGGGATCTGAGCAGCTTCGCCCAGGTTCGCTCCCCACGTTCTCCGATCATGCTGCCCGGAAGTTCCTGCCAGGAGCGGTCGCTATCGCCCTGGGCCATGCCCTCGTCAGGGGTCGAGGCCGCCTCGATCACCGATGAGATCGGCTGCAGGAGCTTGGTGCCAAGGGCACGGTGTGCGGGCGTACAAATTCAACAGGGGGAGGAGCGGTAAGGTCATTGCGTATAACAACGCGACCGGAACCTCTTCCCACCCACAGGGATCTGAACCCTGTCACCTGGTAATTGCCAGCCGTGCCAGATGACGGACCGGGACATGGCTGAAACTGCCGGGTGGACAGATGCGTGAGGTCTGGAGCCATGCACCGCGTCATGTACCTTCCACTACGGGGACAGCCACGGTCGGAGCTGGCCATAAGCACTTGTAGACACTTTTGCGTGAACGAACCAGCAGGTCGTGTGAGGTCGCAGTAATCATGGTCCGTCTTCATGTGAAGACAGCTGGCACGGCGATGGGCGCAGGAGGCGGGCGAGGAAGCCCAGGACGACGTGAGTGAGGCAGACGAGGGAAAATTTAAGCGTCCTCAGTTTAACCCTCAAGGAACCTTACGGCGTGGAGCCGGATCCCAGGCTGAGGAGAGCGATTCAGGCCCTTCGGCGGGTCTCATATGTGCAGTTGATCAGCCACACGCCTCCAAAGAAGTGTGGGAGCACGCCTGAATCGACACGTCGCTCCGTTTGTATGCTCTACCGGTACAGGCCCAGCACCACGTATTGCCCGGCGACTACCGTGGGCACCGTGTTCATTGGCGTGATGTAATACCAGACCTCATCGATTTCGGCACCGAGCGTCTTCGGGACCGGTGCGGAAGTTGTGACCTCCATGACTCCGACCAGCCAGTCAGCGTCCACAGCGATTACCCCTTGAATGGTCCACTCGTCGCCGCGCTCCCCTGTGACCAGGTCGAAGTCGCGCTCCGTCAGGGTCGCGAAGTCGAACGGAATCAGCGCCCCTGTAGCATGTAGCAGGGCAGTCTTCCCGTTGAAGGACTGCGCCTCGTAGCAGGGCACGTCAATGACACCGCCTTTCGGAACAGTGGAACTGGACAGGGGGTAGATGTAGGGGGTCATACGGTGAGGGTACCCGTGTCAGGTCATGCAGATGGCCAACATGAACCAATCCATACCACTCCAGGGGCAACCCTCCTGCGCAGGAACTGCACGCCCTGAACCGGTTGACCAGAGCCGTGCTTCGTAACGCCCCGAATTGCAGGACTCCGCAGAGGAGGCAGGGCCGCGCTTCCTCTCCAGGAAGTAGACTGGGAACGCTCCTCTTTTTAATGGCCCACAGCATATGAATTCAAATCCGTTCACCATCCTTCCCCTGAATGCCAGCCTTCTGGCCAACCTGACTACGCTGGGCTACGGCCGGATGACGACCATCCAGGACAGGAGCCTGCCATACGTACTGGAAGGGCGTGACCTGATCGCGCAGGCCAAGACCGGCAGCGGCAAGACGGCTGTCTTTGGCCTTGGCATCCTGCACCGGCTAGATCCAGCGCGATTCGCTGTTCAGGGACTGGTGCTGTGTCCCACGCGTGAGCTGGCCGATCAGGTGGCAGGAGAATTGCGGCGTCTGGCACGCGCGGAAGGAAACATCAAAGTGCTGAGCCTCACCGGTGGCTCGCCGCTGCGCCCGCAGGCAGCCTCGCTTGAACACGGCGCACATATCGTGGTGGGCACGCCTGGTCGCATCCGCGATCACCTTGGCCGCGGGACCCTCGACCTCACTCACCTGCACACGCTGGTGCTCGACGAGGCGGACCGCATGACGGACATGGGCTTCTATGACGAGATCGCCGGCATTGTCCGTGCCTGTCCCAGTCGGCGCCAGACCCTGCTGTTCTCTGCCACCTACCCGGATGACATTCGGCAGGCCACCAGCGGCTTCCTGAACAACCCGGCGGAAGTAATCGTGGAATCGCAGCACGCGGGCGACCAGATCGAGCAGCGCTTCTACGAAGTGGGCTTCGACGAGCGCGACGCTGGCGTCGGGCGACTGCTCAGGCACTTCAGGCCTGTCTCCGCACTGGTCTTCTGCAACACCAAGGCCCACTGCCGTGAGCTGGCCGGGGAACTGCGCGCCCAGGGTTTTTCAGCCCTGGCGCTGCACGGTGATCTGGAACAGCGCGAACGCGACGAGATTCTGGTGCTGTTTGCCAACCGCAGCTGCTCGGTGCTGGTGGCCACCGACGTGGCCGCGCGTGGGCTGGATATCGCGAACC harbors:
- a CDS encoding aldo/keto reductase yields the protein MDYVRLGQSGLKVSRISLGTMTYGDPGWRDWVLDEDASRPFIARAVDLGINFFDTADMYSLGRSEEVLGRALREFTSRDQAIIATKVYNPMGAGPNDRGLSRKHIMDAVQASLKRLGTDYIDLYQIHRFDPETPILETMTALHDLVRMGAVRYIGASSMLAYQFAKMQHAADLHGLTRFVSMQNHYNLVYREEEREMMPLCREDGVGVIPWSPLARGFLAGNRTADEPKTTRARSDTFGQRLYRTEGDYAVQARVAEVAGRLGVSPAQVATAWLLTQPGVTAPIIGASKMPHLEDAVAALNVRLSAEDCAALEAPYEPHPVLGI
- a CDS encoding DUF350 domain-containing protein, which produces MTLSELFTTLLTEIGWNLAVWLPTVVVSLLFIRAVLGVRMRELTQEIEEHQTAAIGAVFFWVSLGFSLLLSRTIADPSPAGSGSWADAFSWLAVAVLVTLLLFGLGVFVVFGTLARRRRESLLVYIRREMRHEHNLALSFIMGALFLVPVVVTYHLTLS
- the dbpA gene encoding ATP-dependent RNA helicase DbpA, giving the protein MNSNPFTILPLNASLLANLTTLGYGRMTTIQDRSLPYVLEGRDLIAQAKTGSGKTAVFGLGILHRLDPARFAVQGLVLCPTRELADQVAGELRRLARAEGNIKVLSLTGGSPLRPQAASLEHGAHIVVGTPGRIRDHLGRGTLDLTHLHTLVLDEADRMTDMGFYDEIAGIVRACPSRRQTLLFSATYPDDIRQATSGFLNNPAEVIVESQHAGDQIEQRFYEVGFDERDAGVGRLLRHFRPVSALVFCNTKAHCRELAGELRAQGFSALALHGDLEQRERDEILVLFANRSCSVLVATDVAARGLDIANLAAVIIADVSRDAEVHVHRVGRTGRAGESGLALTLCAPNEKKWVGLIEDYQNSSVRWHALDELDPGNAERVPAAMVTLCIMGGRKDKLRPGDVVGALTGDVGLLKEQVGKINVTESMTYVALDRQVADQAYGRVTAGSTPGREVGTFKGRRFRMRLIEV
- a CDS encoding glycoside hydrolase family 43 protein, which encodes MSLTLSACSMTALEPPPSGPALSAQGQLSIRNADPSVIRVGSTYYSVESDGNNIYSRAATSVNGLANATRTLIWSAPKNMPNVWAPELVRDPGTSRYYVYFASGDGGSGQRTYVSESAHPGSAYSDPKMMNLPDGKWAIDGVSFFFSNQRYFVWSGWAGDTNVEQNLYIARMSSPTATTGARYVISQPRESWERVVGNPYINEAPQPIRDPNGQLHLVYSANGSWSEQYCLADLRLRAGGDPTYVWDWYKSNGCLFGSNRSTLMTGWDPTLYVNGPGHHSFVLLNGDISTSPPAGSSFPLAFHAVPKGTTYSWSNRSWYSGSFMWWGNTTYSRSNVPGATTNTGYSLKFFE
- a CDS encoding glyoxalase, producing MNAPRGHEAEARTFFGAFLRLPELTKPEILQANGGVWFALPDGRQIHTGVADAFVPSTKGHICLFCDDLDTVLARAEQFGVVCSLDTRVHLRRLYLSDPWGNRMEIVEGRHDSSPSWNTAGD